In Pseudobacteroides sp., one DNA window encodes the following:
- a CDS encoding recombinase family protein yields the protein MLPYGQFLGYKKGEDGFPEIVEKEAETVRLIYKMFLEGKTHSGIARYLTKEKIPTPSGKDEWQSSTITSILQNEKYKGAAMLQKSFTVDFLTKKKKVNEGEIPQYYVENSHPAIITPEVFDLAQHELRKRKNAKGYKTGGGCFSGKIICGECGSFYGSKVWHSTSKYRRVIWQCNHKFKNEEKCKTPHIYEEDLKSSFIKAFNSLLENRDEILEGYEAVIETLTDTSRLEKENARLQSECEVVAELVRKCVEENAGTVMDQQEYQERYTGLVERYEEIKMAIDDNLNKRQERNAKKESIKDFMRMIEKNDTLLDGFDEEVWNATIENVMVYQEKKLIFIFKDGLEFEVNI from the coding sequence ATGCTCCCATATGGTCAGTTTCTTGGCTACAAAAAGGGAGAGGATGGTTTCCCTGAAATCGTTGAGAAGGAAGCTGAAACAGTCAGATTGATTTATAAGATGTTTCTTGAGGGTAAAACCCATTCCGGAATTGCAAGATACCTGACTAAAGAAAAAATCCCTACACCGTCCGGTAAGGATGAATGGCAGTCCAGTACCATAACAAGCATTCTTCAAAACGAGAAATACAAGGGTGCTGCCATGCTGCAAAAGAGCTTCACAGTGGACTTTTTGACAAAGAAAAAGAAGGTCAACGAGGGCGAGATTCCTCAATACTATGTTGAGAACAGCCACCCTGCAATCATAACTCCGGAGGTGTTTGACCTTGCCCAGCATGAACTTAGAAAAAGGAAAAATGCCAAAGGATATAAAACCGGGGGAGGATGCTTTTCGGGGAAGATTATCTGCGGTGAATGCGGTAGCTTTTACGGGAGCAAGGTGTGGCACTCCACCAGTAAATATCGGAGAGTCATCTGGCAGTGCAATCACAAGTTTAAGAATGAGGAAAAATGTAAAACACCACATATTTATGAGGAAGATTTGAAATCATCCTTTATCAAAGCTTTCAACAGCCTCCTTGAAAACAGGGATGAAATATTGGAAGGCTATGAAGCAGTTATTGAAACTCTGACAGATACCTCCAGACTTGAAAAGGAAAATGCCAGGCTTCAGAGTGAATGTGAGGTTGTAGCAGAGCTTGTCAGGAAATGTGTGGAGGAAAATGCAGGTACGGTCATGGATCAGCAAGAATACCAGGAACGATATACCGGATTGGTGGAACGTTATGAAGAAATAAAGATGGCGATAGATGACAATCTGAACAAGCGGCAAGAGCGTAATGCCAAAAAGGAAAGCATAAAGGATTTCATGAGGATGATTGAGAAAAATGATACCTTACTGGATGGGTTTGATGAGGAAGTCTGGAATGCTACTATTGAGAATGTGATGGTATATCAAGAGAAAAAGTTGATTTTTATATTCAAGGATGGTTTGGAGTTTGAAGTGAATATATAA